The following coding sequences are from one Planctomycetota bacterium window:
- a CDS encoding tetratricopeptide repeat protein has protein sequence MQTKFVRGSLIAALGLAIACPLVFARGGGGRGGGGGGMRGGMGGGGMGGGGMRGGMGGGGFSGGGGYRGGGNFNGGGFGGGNFSGGGGFSSGGAGRGYQGGGGLSGQGMRSQNNTRLPSFENSGGAGRSNLVHNAGDRGAFDMGSRGQIPTGGAITRDFNAGNRGQGGAGGRGEFGNRGEFGAGGAGTRDVSRVGQGGAGERINQGGGSLPGLGGGSRVGAGGAGERAGAGHLNQGGAGNRMAGDRAGPGAAGGGERWNASNKASVADRHQDLANKFDSLQNSGWHHNEWTGPNGGEINHIGFWGPNGYWGHTGIHGPNGGYWGHTGAIGAGGAYGRAGYWGPAGHWSRNWGWYNGYGPCWGSGRWNYLWNQYPVAMAFGATMWGLNAVNYAFGVGDYYNPYYGGAASVTAYDSPVIGDQSNQPPADDTAADPVTQGFDAARQAFNSGQYAQALQMTNDVLKQAPRDAAVNEFRALCLFAVGQYREAAATLHAVLAGGPGWDWTTMISLYGNQDDYTKQLRALETYVKSNPKQADGHFLLAYQYVTIDQQAAAVEQLKLVTQIEPKDKLSSQLLQMYGSQPDQAVAANGTPVPAASAPGAPAPASSASGGAASNYDQPAYPLDKLQGNWLSNTKDGKFKMNLGSDDKFTWQFTRDGQAQEMAGAYIVRGNNLVMQPDSGGTMISDITLNPDGSLAFAPINDTTRLTFTR, from the coding sequence ATGCAGACGAAGTTCGTTCGAGGAAGCTTGATCGCCGCATTGGGGCTGGCGATCGCTTGTCCCTTGGTCTTTGCTCGTGGCGGCGGCGGCCGAGGGGGCGGAGGGGGCGGCATGCGCGGCGGCATGGGAGGTGGTGGCATGGGTGGTGGAGGGATGCGCGGCGGCATGGGAGGCGGCGGCTTCTCGGGGGGTGGTGGCTACCGGGGTGGTGGTAACTTCAATGGTGGTGGTTTTGGCGGCGGCAACTTCTCGGGTGGTGGCGGTTTTTCGAGCGGCGGCGCGGGCCGCGGTTACCAAGGGGGCGGAGGTCTGTCGGGGCAGGGGATGCGCTCGCAGAACAACACCCGGCTGCCAAGCTTTGAGAACAGCGGCGGGGCGGGGCGCTCGAACCTGGTTCACAACGCCGGTGATCGCGGAGCGTTTGATATGGGCTCGCGCGGGCAGATTCCCACGGGTGGCGCGATCACTCGCGATTTCAATGCCGGCAATCGCGGCCAAGGTGGCGCGGGCGGCCGAGGAGAATTCGGCAATCGCGGTGAATTTGGCGCAGGTGGCGCTGGCACGCGCGACGTGTCGCGCGTAGGACAGGGGGGCGCTGGCGAACGAATCAATCAAGGTGGCGGCAGCTTGCCCGGTCTGGGTGGCGGCTCGCGCGTCGGGGCGGGCGGCGCGGGGGAACGTGCGGGGGCCGGGCACCTGAACCAAGGGGGCGCGGGCAATCGCATGGCCGGCGATCGCGCTGGCCCCGGCGCGGCCGGTGGTGGCGAGCGCTGGAACGCCAGCAACAAGGCCAGTGTCGCCGATCGGCATCAAGACCTGGCCAACAAGTTTGACAGCCTGCAAAACAGCGGCTGGCATCACAATGAATGGACCGGCCCGAACGGCGGCGAAATCAATCACATTGGCTTCTGGGGACCAAATGGCTACTGGGGGCACACCGGCATTCACGGTCCCAACGGCGGCTACTGGGGACACACCGGCGCGATCGGGGCCGGCGGCGCTTATGGACGGGCCGGTTATTGGGGACCGGCCGGACATTGGTCGCGCAATTGGGGTTGGTACAACGGCTATGGCCCGTGCTGGGGGAGCGGCCGCTGGAACTATCTGTGGAATCAATACCCGGTGGCGATGGCCTTTGGCGCCACGATGTGGGGGCTGAACGCCGTGAACTACGCGTTCGGCGTCGGCGACTATTACAACCCGTACTATGGCGGTGCCGCGTCGGTGACGGCGTACGACTCGCCAGTGATCGGCGACCAGTCGAACCAGCCGCCGGCCGACGACACCGCCGCCGATCCGGTGACGCAGGGCTTTGACGCCGCGCGCCAGGCTTTCAACAGCGGGCAATATGCCCAAGCGCTGCAGATGACGAACGACGTCTTGAAGCAAGCGCCGCGCGACGCGGCGGTGAACGAGTTCCGCGCGCTCTGCCTGTTCGCCGTGGGGCAATACCGCGAAGCGGCCGCCACTTTGCACGCGGTGTTGGCCGGCGGGCCGGGCTGGGACTGGACGACCATGATCTCGCTCTACGGCAACCAGGACGACTACACCAAGCAGTTGCGTGCGCTCGAGACCTACGTGAAGTCGAACCCCAAGCAAGCCGACGGGCATTTCTTGCTGGCTTATCAGTACGTGACCATCGACCAGCAGGCCGCCGCGGTCGAACAGTTGAAGCTGGTCACACAGATCGAGCCCAAGGACAAGCTGTCCTCGCAGTTGCTGCAGATGTACGGATCGCAGCCCGACCAGGCCGTGGCGGCAAATGGCACGCCCGTCCCCGCGGCGTCTGCTCCTGGGGCGCCGGCCCCTGCGTCGTCAGCTTCAGGTGGCGCGGCGTCAAACTACGACCAGCCGGCCTATCCGCTCGACAAGCTGCAAGGCAATTGGCTGTCGAACACCAAGGACGGCAAGTTCAAGATGAACCTGGGGAGCGATGACAAGTTCACTTGGCAGTTCACCCGCGACGGGCAGGCGCAAGAAATGGCCGGCGCGTACATCGTGCGC
- the ada gene encoding bifunctional DNA-binding transcriptional regulator/O6-methylguanine-DNA methyltransferase Ada: MKATRKRPIQRQRAFRTDDQRWRAVVERDPAADGAFYYSVSTTGVYCRPNCAARLPLRKNVTFHDTPQAARAAGFRPCRRCRPDEASLAELQAALVAKVCRYIEAAESVPSLSELAEVAEMSTYHLHRLFKAQTGITPRQYAAAQRVKRLRDELSQRPTVAAAIYGAGYSSNSRLYESSAATLGMTPTAFRERGKNTTIRFAVGQCWLGAILVAATPRGICAILIGDDADALTRDLQNRFQGAELVGGDAEFETWVARVVGFVDDPSRGLALPLDIRGTAFQQQVWEALRAIPIGTTVSYTEVARKIGHPNGVRAVAGACAANALAVAIPCHRVVRTDGSLSGYRWGIDRKRALLLREQDVAARNAPRRS, from the coding sequence ATGAAGGCCACTCGAAAGCGACCCATACAGAGGCAGCGAGCGTTCCGCACCGACGACCAGCGTTGGCGTGCCGTCGTCGAGCGCGATCCAGCCGCCGACGGCGCTTTCTATTACTCGGTCAGCACGACGGGCGTCTACTGTCGGCCCAACTGCGCGGCGCGATTGCCCCTCAGAAAGAACGTCACGTTTCACGATACGCCCCAGGCAGCCCGCGCGGCCGGCTTTCGGCCGTGTCGCCGCTGTCGCCCCGACGAGGCGAGCCTCGCCGAGCTTCAAGCCGCCCTGGTCGCGAAGGTCTGCCGCTACATCGAGGCTGCCGAGTCAGTCCCCAGCCTGAGCGAACTCGCCGAAGTGGCCGAGATGAGCACCTATCACTTGCACCGTTTGTTCAAAGCCCAGACCGGCATCACGCCGCGCCAATACGCGGCCGCCCAGCGCGTGAAGCGACTGCGCGATGAGTTGTCCCAGCGCCCGACTGTCGCGGCCGCGATTTACGGGGCCGGCTACTCATCAAACAGCCGACTTTACGAATCGTCGGCGGCCACGCTCGGCATGACACCGACCGCCTTTCGCGAGCGAGGCAAGAACACGACCATTCGCTTTGCCGTGGGGCAATGCTGGCTGGGGGCGATTCTGGTCGCCGCCACGCCGCGGGGAATCTGCGCTATTCTGATTGGCGACGATGCCGACGCGCTGACGCGCGACTTGCAGAACCGCTTTCAAGGAGCGGAACTGGTGGGGGGCGACGCCGAGTTCGAAACCTGGGTGGCCCGCGTCGTCGGCTTTGTCGATGACCCTTCGCGTGGACTGGCCTTGCCGCTCGATATCCGCGGCACGGCCTTCCAACAGCAAGTATGGGAAGCGCTGCGCGCGATCCCCATCGGCACGACGGTGAGTTATACGGAGGTCGCCCGAAAGATCGGCCATCCAAACGGCGTGCGCGCCGTCGCCGGAGCGTGCGCCGCCAACGCCCTGGCCGTCGCCATCCCGTGCCATCGCGTCGTCCGTACCGATGGCTCCCTTTCGGGGTATCGCTGGGGCATCGACCGCAAACGAGCACTGCTGCTGCGCGAGCAAGATGTCGCTGCGCGAAACGCGCCGCGACGGTCGTAA
- a CDS encoding Gfo/Idh/MocA family oxidoreductase, with protein MSLDTRSTRRQILLASAAATAATTISNIVPSAFARDGKTAPSDKLALGVIGIGPRCTYDLKAMLAFEDIRCVAIADVQAVRRDAGKALVDGHYGNSDLRLYQDFRELLARQDIDAVLIATGDRWHAPASIMAAQAGKDVYSEKPCGITIGACQELADTITKTKRVFQAGTQRRSVPNFQQAVNLVHSGKLGKLRTMHASVYKPTLDNTWLPAEPQPTREVCDWNMWLGPAPWRPYNKQYLGRGWRGQWDFDSGARILDWGAHTVDLCQWANQADDTVPIEYEPTVNNIVCTYANGVKLIIDFLPEAFGKREPFYITRLGTCPVRFIGDLGSVETGDEGEMVVTPEALQKELPETAKRVRGLDVSAHARDFFDCIRTRGKPAANQDVMRRSHIASHAAAIAWIMQRKLKFDPVKEEFIDASDANVLRTRAARDWAAFA; from the coding sequence ATGTCTCTCGACACTCGTTCGACGCGCCGCCAAATATTGCTGGCCTCGGCCGCCGCGACTGCGGCCACCACGATCTCAAACATTGTCCCCTCAGCTTTCGCGCGCGATGGCAAGACCGCGCCGAGCGATAAGCTGGCGCTGGGCGTGATTGGCATTGGGCCGCGCTGCACGTACGACCTGAAGGCGATGCTCGCGTTCGAGGACATTCGCTGCGTCGCCATCGCCGATGTCCAGGCCGTCCGCCGCGACGCCGGCAAGGCCCTTGTCGACGGCCATTACGGCAACTCGGACCTCCGGCTGTACCAGGACTTTCGCGAACTGCTCGCGCGCCAGGATATCGACGCGGTGCTGATCGCCACCGGCGACCGCTGGCACGCGCCGGCGTCGATCATGGCGGCCCAGGCCGGCAAGGACGTGTACAGCGAAAAGCCGTGCGGCATCACCATTGGCGCGTGTCAGGAGCTGGCCGACACCATCACCAAAACCAAGCGCGTGTTTCAGGCCGGCACGCAGCGCCGCAGCGTGCCGAACTTCCAGCAAGCGGTCAACTTGGTCCACAGCGGCAAGCTCGGCAAGCTTCGCACCATGCACGCCTCGGTCTACAAGCCGACGCTCGACAACACCTGGCTCCCCGCCGAGCCGCAGCCGACGCGCGAGGTGTGCGACTGGAACATGTGGCTGGGCCCGGCCCCGTGGCGCCCCTACAACAAGCAATACCTGGGTCGCGGCTGGCGCGGGCAATGGGACTTTGACTCGGGCGCTCGCATTCTCGATTGGGGCGCCCACACGGTCGATCTGTGCCAGTGGGCGAACCAGGCCGACGACACCGTACCGATCGAGTACGAGCCGACGGTCAATAACATCGTTTGCACCTACGCGAACGGCGTGAAGTTGATCATCGACTTCTTGCCCGAGGCGTTCGGCAAACGCGAGCCGTTTTACATCACGCGCCTGGGCACCTGCCCGGTTCGCTTCATCGGCGACCTGGGCTCGGTCGAGACCGGCGACGAAGGCGAAATGGTCGTCACGCCCGAAGCGTTGCAGAAGGAGCTGCCCGAAACGGCCAAGCGCGTCCGCGGACTCGACGTCTCGGCGCACGCCCGCGACTTTTTCGATTGCATCCGCACGCGCGGCAAGCCGGCCGCCAATCAGGACGTGATGCGACGCTCGCACATCGCGTCGCACGCGGCGGCCATCGCGTGGATCATGCAGCGCAAGCTGAAGTTCGATCCGGTCAAGGAAGAGTTTATCGACGCCTCGGACGCGAACGTCCTACGCACAAGAGCCGCCCGCGATTGGGCCGCGTTTGCGTAG
- a CDS encoding SgcJ/EcaC family oxidoreductase produces the protein MKRFLLAIGGCVLAVAAAQWAARAAEPAADDLQAQIEKTVARYTKAYEARDAKALALLFTPQAEYVDADGTVFHGRDAIEAEYVAAFALDRQGAVKIELTSIRPVADGVVVEEGVSTFTAPDGASSQTRYTATHVRQSDGAWLLASVRDLEPDRVSPHDRLQALGWLVGAWREEVRGSVIDTRWSWSEDGNYLLSSFSLKRAERRGLQGSHRIGWDAERKQFRSWVFDASGCAAEGWWRESADGAWSVDLSGVDLAGTRVLSTLTYSPDGKDALVVRTEGALRGGESVPDEMHRVVRQPPQPESAK, from the coding sequence ATGAAACGCTTTCTTTTGGCCATTGGTGGTTGCGTTCTGGCCGTGGCCGCGGCGCAATGGGCCGCACGTGCCGCCGAGCCGGCGGCCGATGACTTACAGGCCCAGATCGAGAAGACCGTCGCGCGATATACCAAGGCTTATGAAGCCCGGGACGCCAAGGCGCTTGCCCTGCTGTTCACGCCCCAGGCCGAATACGTTGATGCCGACGGGACGGTCTTTCATGGTCGCGATGCGATCGAGGCCGAATACGTAGCGGCCTTCGCGCTGGACCGGCAAGGGGCCGTGAAGATCGAGTTGACCTCCATTCGTCCGGTAGCCGACGGGGTCGTCGTCGAGGAAGGGGTGTCGACCTTCACGGCCCCCGACGGTGCCAGCAGCCAGACCCGCTATACCGCCACTCACGTCCGCCAATCGGACGGCGCTTGGCTGTTGGCCAGTGTGCGCGACCTGGAACCCGATCGGGTCAGCCCGCACGACCGGCTGCAAGCCCTCGGTTGGCTGGTCGGCGCGTGGCGCGAAGAAGTGCGCGGCAGTGTGATCGACACTCGTTGGAGTTGGTCCGAGGATGGTAACTACCTGCTCAGCAGCTTCTCGCTCAAGCGCGCCGAGCGGCGCGGGCTGCAAGGCTCGCATCGCATTGGCTGGGACGCCGAACGCAAGCAGTTCCGCTCGTGGGTCTTTGACGCCAGCGGTTGCGCGGCCGAAGGTTGGTGGCGCGAAAGCGCGGACGGCGCGTGGTCGGTCGACCTGAGTGGCGTCGACCTGGCAGGGACGCGCGTCTTGTCGACGCTCACCTACTCGCCCGATGGGAAGGACGCCTTAGTCGTACGCACCGAGGGGGCGTTGCGCGGTGGCGAGAGCGTGCCCGATGAAATGCATCGCGTCGTGCGTCAACCGCCCCAGCCGGAAAGCGCCAAGTAA
- a CDS encoding DUF1592 domain-containing protein, with translation MRRLASAALFLAMTCATSALAAPTQPAGLDTTVRPFFAAHCNECHGGKLQKGDLRVDTLPINFDSPKTMAHWEEIMNRINSGDMPPEDRPRPKADDVAHVAEWIAAQLHEAEVALQSIGGERVSFRKLSREEYANTIRDLLGVTFDVTDPTGLPEDPDWQGFQRIGSVLTLSPAHVEKYLAAAEAVLNEALAIGPQPKQELVRWTPFELRGWKGFEKEYTARGIADKVRVDLVPNNGALDDKTLALKSPGNYRVRIKVSGLRPAGGRAPRLRLYAGSLSRTLFEQDIEAPEDKPAEIEFITHLPAGQHQIRIVNAVAGPNPEARRSRASGTPNTFTNLQSRVPWQIKFTDDDYKPIVPFLLLDEISWEGPLNASWPTPAHEQIFFAGQGATNDADYARRIIARFAERAWRRPVTDAEVVRLVELFTEQQKLGDSFEQSIRSVLLAALCSKSFLYLEEGSATKASPRLNDWELASRLSYFLWSSMPDERLFQLARAGKLHEPATLREEVRRMLADPKAAEFAETFPHQWLQLRKVGMFAPDKVLYPEYDEYLERSMIAETVGFFREVLTKNASLSQFLDSDWTMLNERLAEHYGIAGVQGEPMRRVALKPADHRGGLLTQGAILGLTSDGTRHRPVHRGVWVLESIVGRAPPPPPANVPPLGTPEANARKMTVREKLELHRSDPNCTACHRKIDPLGVAFDNYDAIGRWRTVETVRDGTGADPTLDPSGELYDGRGFADAAELKRLMLDDLDRFAAAFTDKLATYALRRGMTFSDRGELKRIVEQAQGEDYRLATIVELLVTSPLFQKR, from the coding sequence ATGCGGCGACTCGCGAGCGCTGCATTGTTCTTGGCAATGACCTGCGCCACGTCGGCCCTGGCCGCGCCGACGCAACCCGCCGGGCTCGACACCACGGTTCGCCCCTTCTTTGCCGCGCATTGCAACGAGTGCCACGGCGGCAAGTTGCAAAAGGGTGACCTGCGGGTTGACACGCTGCCGATCAACTTCGATTCTCCCAAGACGATGGCCCACTGGGAGGAGATCATGAACCGGATCAACTCGGGTGACATGCCCCCCGAGGATCGCCCCCGACCCAAGGCCGACGACGTGGCCCACGTGGCCGAGTGGATTGCCGCCCAGTTGCACGAGGCGGAAGTCGCCCTGCAATCGATCGGCGGCGAGCGAGTGTCGTTCCGCAAGTTGTCGCGCGAGGAGTACGCCAACACGATTCGCGATCTACTGGGCGTGACGTTCGACGTGACCGATCCGACCGGGCTCCCCGAGGATCCCGACTGGCAAGGGTTCCAGCGCATCGGCTCGGTGCTGACCCTGTCACCGGCCCACGTCGAAAAGTACCTGGCCGCGGCCGAAGCGGTGTTGAACGAAGCCCTGGCGATTGGCCCCCAGCCCAAGCAAGAGCTGGTCCGCTGGACGCCGTTCGAGCTGCGCGGCTGGAAGGGGTTTGAAAAGGAATACACCGCCCGCGGCATCGCCGATAAAGTCCGCGTCGATCTGGTGCCCAACAACGGCGCGCTCGACGACAAGACGCTGGCCCTCAAGTCGCCGGGGAACTACCGCGTGCGGATCAAGGTCAGCGGTCTGCGCCCCGCTGGCGGGCGCGCGCCGCGGCTGCGTCTGTACGCCGGCTCGCTGAGTCGCACCTTGTTCGAGCAGGACATCGAAGCCCCCGAAGACAAGCCGGCCGAAATCGAATTCATCACCCACCTGCCGGCTGGGCAGCACCAGATTCGCATCGTCAACGCCGTGGCCGGCCCCAACCCCGAGGCTCGCCGCTCGCGCGCCAGCGGCACGCCGAACACCTTTACCAACCTGCAAAGCCGGGTGCCGTGGCAGATCAAGTTCACCGACGACGACTACAAGCCAATCGTGCCATTTCTGTTGCTCGATGAAATCTCCTGGGAAGGCCCGCTCAACGCCTCGTGGCCCACGCCGGCGCACGAGCAGATATTCTTCGCTGGCCAGGGGGCGACAAACGACGCCGATTACGCTCGGCGGATCATCGCCCGGTTTGCCGAGCGCGCCTGGCGCCGCCCGGTGACCGACGCCGAAGTGGTCCGACTGGTCGAGTTGTTCACCGAGCAGCAAAAACTGGGCGACAGCTTCGAGCAATCGATCCGCTCGGTATTGTTGGCGGCGCTTTGCTCGAAGAGCTTTCTGTACCTGGAGGAAGGCTCGGCCACGAAGGCGAGTCCGCGTTTGAACGATTGGGAGCTGGCCTCGCGGTTGTCTTACTTCTTGTGGAGTTCGATGCCTGACGAGCGGCTGTTCCAATTGGCCCGCGCCGGCAAGTTGCACGAGCCGGCCACCCTGCGCGAGGAAGTTCGCCGGATGCTCGCCGATCCCAAGGCGGCCGAGTTTGCCGAGACATTTCCGCACCAGTGGCTGCAACTGCGCAAGGTCGGCATGTTCGCCCCCGACAAGGTGCTGTACCCCGAGTACGACGAGTACCTGGAACGGAGCATGATCGCCGAAACGGTCGGCTTCTTCCGCGAGGTGCTGACGAAGAACGCCAGCCTCAGCCAGTTCCTCGACTCGGATTGGACGATGCTCAACGAGCGACTGGCCGAGCATTATGGCATTGCCGGCGTCCAGGGGGAGCCGATGCGACGCGTGGCGCTGAAGCCCGCGGACCATCGCGGCGGCTTGTTGACGCAAGGGGCGATTCTCGGTCTGACCTCGGACGGCACGCGCCATCGGCCGGTCCATCGCGGCGTCTGGGTGCTCGAATCGATCGTCGGCCGCGCGCCTCCGCCACCGCCGGCCAATGTGCCGCCGCTGGGCACGCCCGAGGCCAACGCCCGCAAGATGACGGTGCGCGAGAAGCTGGAACTGCATCGCTCGGACCCGAACTGCACGGCCTGTCACCGCAAGATCGATCCGCTGGGCGTGGCGTTCGACAACTACGACGCGATCGGCCGCTGGCGGACGGTCGAGACGGTGCGCGACGGGACCGGCGCTGACCCGACGCTCGACCCCAGCGGCGAGTTGTACGACGGCCGCGGCTTTGCCGACGCGGCGGAGCTGAAACGGCTGATGCTCGACGACCTGGACCGCTTCGCGGCCGCGTTCACCGACAAGCTGGCGACGTACGCGCTGCGCCGCGGGATGACCTTCTCGGATCGCGGCGAATTGAAACGAATCGTCGAACAAGCCCAGGGCGAAGACTACCGCCTGGCCACGATCGTCGAGTTGTTAGTGACGAGCCCGCTGTTTCAGAAGCGGTGA
- a CDS encoding sulfatase encodes MPSIIRHACGLATAVLLVVVAPAIALARQPNVIIILSDDQGYADLGCYGAEGFTTPHLDQMAVEGMRFQEFHVASSVCSPSRAALMTGCYPQRVGLPVVIEADSPYGLSAAEETLPELLRRAGYATGMVGKWHLGDRPQFLPTRHGFDQYFGIPYSNDQWPRHPTKKIFFPDLPLMEQEKIVEYNPDQSLLVQRYTERAVKFIESNRDRPFFLYLCHHMPHVPLFVSEKFRGKSPRGSYGDACMEVDWSVGEVLSALKRAKIDEDTLVVFLSDNGPWLSYGNHGGSAKPLREGKTTSFEGGFRVPCIARWPGHVAAGRVCLELTTAMDLLPTIARLAGAPLPTNKIDGLDIWPLMAGEHGAKTPHQAFYYYNAWNLEAVRSGPWKLMLPHTRYAVVEPGADGMPGKHEWTNATLALYDMVNDPGETSDVSLEHPDVVEQLMKHVAAAREDLGDGAMRVNPEKKDFFQARKLFRIPGKNTRPPGR; translated from the coding sequence ATGCCATCGATTATCCGCCACGCCTGCGGCCTGGCCACCGCTGTCTTGCTTGTTGTCGTCGCGCCGGCCATTGCCCTTGCGCGGCAGCCAAACGTCATTATTATTCTCAGCGACGACCAAGGGTACGCCGACCTGGGCTGTTACGGGGCCGAGGGGTTCACGACGCCCCACTTGGACCAGATGGCCGTCGAGGGGATGCGGTTCCAAGAGTTTCACGTCGCCTCGTCGGTCTGCTCGCCGTCGCGCGCGGCCTTGATGACCGGTTGCTATCCCCAGCGCGTTGGATTGCCGGTGGTGATCGAGGCGGATTCCCCCTATGGACTAAGCGCTGCCGAAGAGACGTTGCCCGAGTTGCTGCGCCGAGCTGGCTATGCCACTGGCATGGTCGGCAAGTGGCACTTGGGGGATCGGCCGCAGTTCCTGCCCACGCGGCACGGCTTTGACCAGTACTTCGGCATTCCCTACTCGAACGACCAGTGGCCGCGGCACCCGACTAAGAAGATTTTCTTTCCCGACCTGCCGTTGATGGAGCAGGAGAAGATCGTCGAATACAACCCGGACCAATCGCTGCTGGTCCAGCGTTACACCGAGCGGGCGGTGAAGTTCATCGAGAGTAATCGCGACCGGCCATTCTTCTTGTACCTATGCCATCACATGCCCCACGTGCCGTTGTTTGTCTCGGAGAAGTTCCGCGGCAAGTCGCCGCGCGGATCGTACGGCGACGCCTGCATGGAAGTCGATTGGTCCGTAGGCGAAGTGTTGTCGGCGTTGAAGCGCGCGAAGATCGACGAGGACACGCTGGTCGTCTTCTTGTCGGACAACGGACCGTGGCTCAGCTACGGCAACCACGGCGGCTCGGCCAAGCCGCTGCGCGAAGGGAAGACGACCAGCTTTGAAGGAGGCTTCCGCGTGCCGTGCATTGCTCGCTGGCCGGGGCACGTGGCGGCGGGGCGAGTTTGCTTGGAACTGACGACCGCGATGGACTTGCTGCCGACGATTGCGCGGCTGGCCGGCGCGCCGCTGCCGACGAACAAGATCGACGGCCTCGACATCTGGCCCCTGATGGCGGGCGAGCACGGGGCCAAGACTCCGCACCAGGCGTTCTATTACTACAACGCCTGGAATCTCGAAGCGGTCCGATCGGGACCGTGGAAGCTGATGCTACCCCACACGCGTTACGCGGTCGTCGAGCCCGGCGCGGACGGCATGCCCGGCAAGCACGAATGGACCAACGCGACGCTAGCGCTTTACGACATGGTGAACGATCCGGGCGAAACGAGCGACGTGTCGCTCGAACATCCGGACGTGGTCGAGCAACTGATGAAGCACGTGGCCGCGGCCCGCGAGGACCTGGGGGACGGCGCGATGCGCGTGAACCCGGAGAAGAAAGATTTCTTCCAGGCGCGGAAGCTGTTCCGAATTCCGGGAAAGAACACGCGCCCGCCAGGGCGATGA
- a CDS encoding DUF1552 domain-containing protein, whose amino-acid sequence MSNVISQRWLLDRRHFLRGIGASVALPLLNSMVPLRAATAAPVDKPRRSVFVYIPNGVNGMAWQIKQPGRDFEFSPSLEPLAKHRAEVTVFSGLHHPNGLGQAHVCADTWLTGAKIDAQSARKYENTISCDQLMAEVTAQHTRFPSLELSIASGTGRPLNSATLAFSRDGVPLPAEDNPKHIFNRLFGAEPGGVAAQRTRLAKRRSVLDAVLDDARSLRRELASDDRTKLDEYLHSVRDVEQRTERLDAWLNVPKPVLDKKDSAPFQRDVSKNTAGEYWRTMFDLIVLALRTDLTRVVTYMNGSEGNGLAIPEIGITQARHNLSHHNGDPVVLERLARSDRFIMEQFAHFLDQLSSVRDGDDPMLDRTMVLFGSGMSYGHSHSNSNLPILLAGGRGLGLKHGQHIDYNKSHVADYKLDYDEWRALCGKPKDEKARLSNVMLTMLQKMDVKAETFVDSLGPVSELV is encoded by the coding sequence GTGAGCAACGTCATTTCGCAGCGTTGGCTGCTCGATCGTCGTCACTTCCTCCGCGGTATCGGCGCTTCGGTCGCCTTGCCCTTGTTGAACTCGATGGTCCCGCTTCGCGCGGCCACTGCGGCCCCGGTCGACAAGCCACGGCGCAGCGTGTTCGTCTATATTCCCAACGGCGTCAACGGCATGGCCTGGCAGATCAAGCAGCCCGGGCGCGACTTCGAGTTCTCGCCGTCGCTCGAGCCGCTGGCCAAACACCGCGCCGAGGTGACCGTCTTTAGCGGTCTGCATCACCCCAATGGCTTGGGGCAGGCGCACGTCTGCGCCGACACTTGGCTGACCGGCGCCAAGATCGACGCGCAAAGCGCCCGCAAGTACGAGAACACGATCTCGTGCGATCAGTTGATGGCCGAAGTCACCGCCCAGCACACACGCTTCCCGTCGCTGGAACTGTCGATCGCCTCGGGCACGGGGCGGCCCTTGAACTCGGCGACGCTGGCCTTCTCGCGCGACGGCGTGCCATTGCCGGCCGAGGACAACCCCAAGCACATTTTCAACCGGCTGTTCGGCGCGGAGCCGGGCGGCGTGGCGGCCCAGCGGACGCGACTAGCCAAGCGGCGCAGCGTGCTGGACGCCGTGCTCGACGATGCCCGATCGCTGCGCCGCGAACTGGCCAGCGACGACCGGACCAAGCTGGACGAATACCTTCACTCGGTGCGCGACGTCGAACAGCGAACCGAGCGGCTCGACGCCTGGCTCAATGTCCCCAAGCCGGTGCTCGACAAGAAAGACTCAGCGCCGTTCCAGCGCGATGTGTCCAAGAACACTGCCGGCGAGTATTGGCGCACGATGTTCGACCTGATCGTGCTGGCCCTGCGAACCGATCTGACCCGGGTGGTCACCTACATGAATGGGTCGGAAGGGAACGGCCTGGCCATTCCGGAAATCGGCATCACCCAAGCGCGGCACAATCTTTCACACCATAATGGCGACCCAGTGGTGCTCGAGCGCCTGGCCCGCAGCGACCGGTTCATCATGGAACAGTTCGCCCACTTCCTCGATCAATTGAGCAGCGTCCGCGACGGGGACGACCCGATGCTCGACCGGACGATGGTCCTGTTTGGCAGCGGCATGAGCTACGGCCACAGCCACTCGAACAGCAACCTGCCGATTTTGTTGGCGGGCGGGCGGGGCCTGGGCCTGAAGCATGGCCAGCATATTGACTACAACAAGTCGCACGTCGCCGATTACAAGCTCGACTACGACGAATGGCGAGCCCTGTGTGGCAAGCCCAAGGACGAAAAGGCCCGGCTCAGCAACGTGATGCTGACCATGCTACAGAAGATGGACGTGAAAGCCGAAACATTCGTCGACAGCCTGGGCCCGGTTTCGGAATTGGTGTAG